A genome region from Cognatishimia activa includes the following:
- a CDS encoding cell wall hydrolase gives MRIFRNAIMALALLATPVAADTPASPLEQALAVEQSRMALLNGDRLKGFLLFRNKRGAQPVERTIEWIDAQPFLEGDKQWACLAEALYFEARGESTAGQFAVAEVILNRAESRRFPNTVCKVINQGTGRKHRCQFSYTCDGLAETITDQRAYERMGKIAHIMLNGGPRDLTDGATFYHAKYVNPAWARQFTRTATVGQHHFYRRATRLSQN, from the coding sequence ATGCGCATCTTTAGAAATGCAATTATGGCCCTTGCGCTGCTGGCAACTCCGGTTGCAGCAGACACACCGGCTTCCCCGCTTGAGCAGGCCCTCGCGGTCGAACAATCCCGTATGGCTTTGCTGAATGGTGACAGGCTGAAGGGCTTTTTGCTGTTCCGCAACAAACGCGGCGCACAGCCTGTAGAACGCACCATCGAGTGGATCGACGCGCAGCCGTTTCTGGAAGGCGACAAGCAGTGGGCGTGCCTGGCTGAGGCGCTTTACTTTGAAGCGCGTGGCGAAAGCACCGCTGGTCAATTCGCTGTTGCTGAGGTCATTTTGAACCGCGCCGAAAGCCGCCGCTTCCCGAACACCGTCTGCAAGGTGATCAACCAAGGTACCGGTCGCAAGCACCGGTGCCAGTTTTCCTACACCTGCGACGGTCTGGCTGAGACGATCACGGATCAACGTGCCTATGAACGCATGGGCAAGATCGCGCATATTATGCTGAATGGTGGACCTCGGGATCTGACCGATGGGGCGACGTTTTACCATGCTAAATATGTGAACCCTGCCTGGGCGCGCCAGTTTACGCGCACGGCCACTGTGGGCCAGCACCACTTCTATCGCCGCGCCACCCGTCTTTCACAAAACTAA
- the ppdK gene encoding pyruvate, phosphate dikinase produces the protein MSPDTHGGRAKCLQRLVRMEMPVPTTVALSFEAVHNIAAGDMPDLARLISPFEEGQILCVRPSSQDPDWGGPGAVLNIGMNAERHAHLSNTLGREAADELYFRFIQAYSVHVARLDPDMFDDIDPTDANAVNEALDAYEDEADEAFPQDPKEQLGGVLRSMARAWEGTSARLLRMAKGAPADAGLGLVVQAMVLGLGQGECGSGVLQLVDSVSGTPMIKGRYLSQSQGRDALEAGEKSLFLEKDDRGPSLEDQAPEAFSELIKHAEAMRVRLREEMQVEFTLENGGVHILDGVRVHRSARASVRIAVALAEDGVISRQEALLRVEPRALNELLHRQVDPDADRDVVGSGVAASPGAATGKIVFSAADAQASAARGEAAVLVRRETNPEDIRGMHAAVAVLTERGGITSHAAVIGRGMGLPCVVGASEIRFQARRKQLIAPDGRVFGEGDILTIDGSNGQVLAGQPPMLEAALDESFQKLMSWADENRDIDVRANADTPADALTARNFQAQGIGLCRTEHMFFEEDRLTAMREMIFADESDDRKAALERLLPIQREDFVDLFQIMQGRPVCIRLFDPPLHEFLPSDRTGMRDLAEALNLPLSTVERRVEALSEYNPMLGMRGVRLGIAVPEIYDMQARAIFEATIEASKDGDAVVPEIMIPLVSAKREVELVKTRIDAVAAAVRTEHSDAFEFKLGVMVETPRAALRAEEIAPNCHFFSFGTNDLTQMTYGLSRDDAGRFMSAYVQQGVYAEDPFHTLDTDGVGELVKLGAERGRKERPDLVLSVCGEHGGSPESIAFCRKVGMNYVSCSPFRVPVARLAAAQLAIRDQIGS, from the coding sequence ATGTCGCCTGATACCCACGGCGGGCGGGCGAAGTGTTTGCAACGTCTGGTGCGCATGGAGATGCCGGTGCCCACGACGGTGGCGCTGTCTTTTGAGGCTGTCCATAATATTGCGGCCGGCGATATGCCGGATCTGGCGCGGTTGATTTCTCCGTTCGAGGAGGGGCAAATTCTCTGTGTGCGGCCGAGTTCTCAGGATCCTGACTGGGGCGGGCCGGGTGCTGTGTTAAATATCGGAATGAATGCGGAACGTCATGCGCATTTGTCCAATACACTGGGCCGCGAGGCGGCGGATGAGCTCTATTTCCGGTTTATTCAGGCTTATTCGGTGCATGTGGCGCGGCTTGATCCGGATATGTTTGATGACATTGACCCCACAGATGCCAATGCGGTGAATGAGGCGTTGGATGCCTATGAGGATGAGGCCGATGAGGCCTTTCCTCAGGATCCGAAAGAACAGCTCGGCGGTGTTTTGCGCTCGATGGCGCGGGCGTGGGAAGGCACCTCGGCGCGGCTCTTGCGGATGGCGAAAGGGGCGCCTGCGGATGCGGGGCTTGGACTGGTGGTGCAGGCGATGGTGCTTGGGCTGGGGCAGGGGGAATGCGGCTCGGGCGTGTTGCAATTGGTGGATAGCGTCTCCGGCACGCCGATGATCAAAGGTCGCTATCTGTCGCAATCGCAAGGTCGGGATGCGTTGGAGGCGGGTGAAAAGTCGCTTTTCCTTGAAAAGGATGACCGCGGCCCGTCGCTCGAGGATCAGGCACCAGAGGCCTTTTCTGAGCTGATCAAACACGCCGAAGCCATGCGCGTGCGTCTGCGCGAAGAGATGCAGGTTGAGTTCACGTTGGAAAACGGGGGCGTCCATATTCTGGACGGGGTGCGCGTGCATCGCTCGGCGCGCGCGTCGGTGCGTATTGCGGTGGCTTTGGCCGAAGACGGGGTGATCTCGCGCCAGGAAGCTCTGTTGCGGGTGGAGCCGCGCGCGTTGAATGAATTGTTGCACCGTCAGGTGGATCCGGATGCCGACCGCGATGTGGTTGGGTCGGGTGTGGCTGCGAGCCCCGGGGCTGCGACGGGTAAGATTGTGTTTTCCGCGGCTGATGCTCAGGCCTCGGCGGCCCGCGGCGAGGCCGCCGTTTTGGTGCGGCGCGAGACCAACCCAGAAGATATTCGCGGCATGCATGCTGCAGTTGCGGTTCTTACGGAACGTGGTGGTATCACGAGCCATGCCGCTGTGATCGGACGTGGCATGGGCCTTCCTTGCGTCGTGGGCGCGAGCGAGATCCGCTTTCAGGCGCGGCGTAAGCAATTGATCGCACCGGATGGGCGGGTCTTTGGCGAAGGCGATATCCTGACCATCGATGGATCCAACGGTCAGGTCTTGGCGGGACAGCCGCCGATGCTTGAAGCCGCCTTGGATGAGAGCTTTCAGAAGCTCATGTCTTGGGCCGATGAAAACCGCGATATCGATGTCCGTGCCAATGCTGACACGCCAGCAGATGCTTTGACCGCGCGCAATTTCCAAGCGCAGGGTATCGGGCTCTGCCGCACCGAGCATATGTTTTTTGAAGAAGACCGCCTGACTGCCATGCGCGAGATGATCTTTGCGGATGAAAGCGATGATCGCAAGGCGGCGCTTGAGCGCCTGTTGCCGATCCAGCGTGAGGATTTCGTCGATCTCTTTCAGATCATGCAGGGGCGGCCAGTCTGTATTCGTCTGTTTGATCCGCCTTTGCATGAGTTCCTACCAAGCGACCGCACGGGCATGCGCGACCTGGCCGAGGCCTTGAACCTTCCGCTTTCGACGGTGGAACGTCGCGTTGAGGCGCTCTCTGAATATAACCCCATGCTCGGCATGCGCGGTGTGCGTTTGGGCATCGCGGTGCCCGAGATCTATGACATGCAGGCGCGTGCGATCTTTGAGGCCACGATTGAGGCCTCCAAGGATGGCGATGCTGTGGTGCCAGAGATCATGATCCCTCTGGTTAGCGCGAAACGCGAGGTCGAACTGGTCAAAACCCGGATTGATGCGGTGGCCGCAGCCGTTCGGACGGAACACAGCGATGCCTTTGAGTTTAAACTGGGCGTGATGGTGGAAACCCCGCGCGCGGCCCTGCGCGCCGAAGAGATCGCGCCGAACTGCCATTTCTTTAGCTTTGGCACCAATGACCTCACGCAGATGACCTATGGTCTGTCACGCGACGACGCGGGGCGGTTTATGTCCGCTTATGTACAGCAGGGCGTCTATGCAGAGGATCCGTTTCACACGCTGGATACCGATGGCGTGGGCGAGCTGGTGAAGCTTGGCGCAGAGCGCGGGCGCAAGGAACGCCCCGATCTGGTTCTCTCGGTTTGCGGCGAACATGGCGGCAGCCCCGAGTCGATTGCCTTCTGCCGCAAGGTGGGAATGAACTATGTTTCCTGTTCACCATTCCGTGTGCCTGTGGCGCGATTGGCGGCGGCACAGCTGGCCATACGGGATCAAATTGGAAGCTAA
- a CDS encoding DUF1467 family protein, which translates to MGITSAIVLYAVLWFMTFLCVIPFRLQTQGDLGEIVPGTQAGAPEVHNLKLKAWITSGIAAVLWVILYWVITQGIIDVRDFNWMDSLPPVGES; encoded by the coding sequence ATGGGTATCACCTCTGCAATTGTTCTTTATGCCGTGCTTTGGTTCATGACGTTCCTCTGCGTCATCCCGTTTCGTCTGCAAACGCAAGGCGATCTCGGAGAGATCGTGCCGGGCACGCAGGCTGGAGCACCAGAGGTGCACAACCTAAAACTCAAGGCCTGGATCACCAGCGGGATTGCTGCGGTTTTGTGGGTCATTCTCTATTGGGTGATCACGCAGGGCATTATCGACGTGCGCGATTTCAATTGGATGGACAGCCTGCCGCCGGTTGGCGAAAGCTAA
- the mce gene encoding methylmalonyl-CoA epimerase, which translates to MIGRLNHVAIAVPDLEAASEQYRTALGAKVGAPQDEPDHGVTVVFIELPNTKIELLYPLGDASPINGFLEKNPAGGIHHICYEVEDILAARDQLQASGARVLGSGEPKIGAHGKPVLFLHPKDFNGCLVELEQV; encoded by the coding sequence ATGATTGGTCGCCTGAACCACGTCGCTATCGCAGTTCCAGATCTGGAGGCCGCATCCGAGCAATATCGTACGGCGCTTGGGGCGAAGGTCGGCGCGCCTCAGGATGAGCCGGATCATGGGGTGACCGTAGTCTTTATTGAGCTGCCCAATACCAAGATCGAACTGCTCTATCCGCTGGGCGACGCGAGCCCGATCAATGGGTTTTTGGAAAAGAACCCAGCCGGTGGCATTCACCACATTTGCTATGAGGTTGAAGACATCCTGGCCGCGCGCGACCAGCTGCAGGCCTCTGGCGCGCGTGTGCTCGGGTCTGGTGAGCCAAAGATTGGCGCGCATGGCAAGCCGGTGCTCTTCCTGCACCCTAAGGACTTTAATGGCTGTTTGGTGGAGCTTGAACAGGTCTGA
- a CDS encoding response regulator: MDDLPQFPPLISPTAQRPLLGVTVLVVEDSRFACEALRLLCLKSGARIRRADTLAAARKHLRTYRPSVIIVDLGLPDGSGLDLIRDLHRYDHGIQAILATSGDDTLAHAAISAGAHGFLSKPLTSVAVFQQAVLKHLSALSTTARLRAANPETVHPDALAYNDDLRKAASSLSQISEARQLVYLGRFVSGIARSAGDIDLQTAAETLLATQRARRPNDQIIARLASLLKQRIATRRTV; this comes from the coding sequence ATGGATGATCTCCCGCAATTCCCGCCCCTTATCTCCCCCACTGCGCAGCGCCCGCTGTTGGGCGTGACGGTTCTGGTCGTTGAAGACAGCCGTTTCGCTTGCGAGGCCCTTAGGTTGCTCTGTCTGAAAAGTGGGGCTCGGATCAGGCGGGCGGATACGCTGGCGGCGGCACGCAAACATCTGCGGACTTATCGGCCCTCTGTGATCATTGTGGATCTTGGGTTGCCTGACGGATCCGGCCTTGATCTGATCCGAGATTTGCATCGCTATGATCACGGTATTCAGGCGATTTTAGCGACCTCAGGCGATGATACCTTGGCCCATGCCGCGATATCAGCCGGAGCCCATGGGTTCTTGTCGAAACCTCTAACGTCAGTCGCAGTCTTCCAGCAAGCCGTACTAAAACACCTGTCGGCCTTATCTACAACCGCCCGCCTCCGCGCAGCCAATCCAGAGACAGTGCACCCGGATGCGTTGGCTTATAACGATGACCTGCGCAAAGCGGCTTCAAGCCTTTCGCAAATCAGCGAAGCACGCCAGTTGGTTTACCTTGGCCGATTTGTCTCTGGCATCGCGCGCAGTGCTGGCGATATCGACTTGCAAACCGCGGCTGAAACGCTTCTGGCAACACAAAGGGCGCGCAGACCCAACGATCAAATCATTGCGCGTCTGGCGTCACTTTTGAAGCAACGTATTGCCACGCGTCGAACCGTTTAA
- a CDS encoding DUF1501 domain-containing protein — translation MTHEISRRNFLGSAGAIGCSLAASPLLTPVSLAAAPGDNRLVVIILRGGMDGIDVLRPWGDLSLASHRPNLAVSRDNELHLNEFYGIHPGLKPLKPLWDRGELSFVQATSTPYRDKRSHFDGQDLLEAGTVDLAPMGRRDGWLNRMLPYLGGAQARTAFALGRENMLILTGETPVSNWSPDVDLGMSSQGLRLLDLVMKGDPTMAASMQEAISLASSDGDSVALDMHGGMVDQEDMMNAMADDVQNARKGKTHLKIVDFAAEQLRAETRIASFSIGGWDTHAAQNRTLNRPLQELSETILRLRKELGSIVWGQTTVLCMTEFGRTVRENGTKGTDHGTGGTMIVAGGAVRGGQVHGRWPGLAEADLYDRRDLMPTTDIRAWAAWAMRESFGMSKSALETSVFGGLDMGSGPKLLL, via the coding sequence ATGACACATGAAATTTCACGCCGAAATTTCCTAGGATCCGCTGGGGCCATTGGCTGTTCGCTGGCGGCCAGCCCACTGCTGACACCGGTCAGTCTGGCTGCTGCGCCCGGCGATAACCGGCTTGTGGTGATCATCCTGCGCGGGGGCATGGACGGCATTGATGTGCTGCGCCCTTGGGGGGATCTGAGCCTCGCGTCCCATCGCCCTAATCTCGCGGTGTCCCGTGACAATGAACTGCATCTAAACGAATTCTACGGTATTCACCCGGGCCTCAAACCCCTTAAGCCGCTTTGGGATCGTGGAGAGCTGTCCTTTGTGCAAGCCACCTCGACGCCCTACCGCGACAAGCGGAGCCACTTTGACGGGCAAGATTTGCTTGAGGCCGGAACCGTGGATCTTGCGCCTATGGGTCGCCGCGATGGCTGGCTCAACCGGATGCTGCCCTACCTCGGAGGCGCTCAGGCGCGGACGGCCTTTGCCCTTGGTCGCGAGAATATGTTGATCCTGACGGGGGAGACGCCTGTGTCCAACTGGTCGCCAGACGTGGATCTGGGCATGAGTTCGCAAGGGCTGCGCCTGCTGGATCTGGTGATGAAAGGCGATCCGACCATGGCTGCGTCCATGCAAGAGGCCATAAGTCTGGCCAGCTCTGACGGGGATTCCGTTGCTTTGGATATGCACGGCGGGATGGTCGACCAAGAGGACATGATGAATGCGATGGCCGACGACGTTCAGAATGCACGCAAAGGCAAGACACACCTGAAAATCGTAGACTTCGCGGCCGAGCAACTGCGGGCTGAAACCCGGATCGCGTCGTTCTCGATTGGCGGTTGGGACACCCATGCCGCGCAGAACAGGACCCTGAACCGACCTCTGCAGGAGTTGTCAGAAACCATCCTGCGTCTGCGCAAAGAGCTTGGCTCGATTGTCTGGGGCCAGACGACCGTGCTTTGTATGACCGAGTTCGGCCGCACCGTTCGCGAGAATGGTACAAAGGGTACGGATCACGGCACCGGAGGCACGATGATCGTGGCGGGTGGCGCGGTGCGCGGCGGGCAGGTGCATGGGCGCTGGCCGGGGCTTGCGGAAGCAGATCTTTACGACCGGCGTGACCTTATGCCGACGACCGACATTCGGGCCTGGGCCGCCTGGGCGATGCGGGAGTCCTTTGGGATGTCGAAATCTGCGTTGGAAACCTCTGTTTTTGGTGGCTTGGATATGGGGTCGGGCCCGAAACTCTTGCTTTAA
- a CDS encoding DUF1800 domain-containing protein — protein sequence MFNPEVAEIRFGTGLSPRVSAPQSAEEMLDGLLGPDRMMRDFPIEGFGDFRHRIVAFQKARRSERKAKNEDDRAAATKAKKRANTAARKAYAGMIRDTLLRRTQTSTGFRERLAFFWADHFTARGKSNIVRFGTSPYIEEAIRPHIAGRFEDLLIAAVTHPLMLHYLDQAQSVGPNSKLGKRRARGLNENLAREVMELHTLGVDGPYTQDDVRQLAELFAGLSLDQEGGFKFKPAHVEPGAETVLGKNYGRKGSLDDIHAALRDLARHPATARHIASKLARHFMADTPDPDLIDKLTAAYRDSDGNLLNVYVALLNHPASWQPEMTNIKRPIDFVATAMRALDVGEATLARSNQKFLLNLIVTPMQIMGQPWQTPNGPDGWPEEDSFWITPQFMAARLAWALSAPQEMLRVLPDPREFAQTALGQNAPPEVAFAASAAENRWEGIALVLTSPAFQKF from the coding sequence ATGTTCAATCCAGAGGTCGCAGAAATTCGGTTTGGAACAGGTCTGTCCCCACGTGTGTCCGCGCCCCAAAGTGCTGAGGAGATGCTTGATGGTCTTTTGGGGCCCGACCGTATGATGCGCGATTTTCCTATCGAAGGTTTCGGCGACTTCCGCCACCGCATTGTGGCGTTTCAAAAGGCGCGGCGCAGCGAGCGCAAAGCCAAGAATGAAGACGACCGTGCGGCAGCCACCAAGGCTAAGAAACGTGCGAATACTGCGGCGCGCAAAGCCTATGCGGGCATGATCCGCGACACGCTTTTGCGACGGACCCAAACATCCACCGGCTTTCGCGAGCGGCTCGCGTTTTTCTGGGCCGATCATTTCACTGCGCGGGGCAAGAGCAATATCGTGCGGTTCGGCACTTCTCCTTACATCGAAGAGGCGATCCGCCCCCATATCGCAGGCCGTTTTGAGGACCTGTTGATCGCAGCGGTCACCCACCCATTGATGTTGCATTATCTGGATCAGGCGCAATCGGTTGGTCCCAACAGTAAACTTGGTAAACGTCGAGCCCGAGGGCTGAACGAAAACCTCGCGCGTGAGGTGATGGAGCTGCATACGCTGGGCGTCGATGGTCCTTATACGCAGGACGATGTGCGCCAATTGGCAGAACTTTTTGCAGGCCTAAGCCTCGATCAAGAGGGTGGATTTAAATTCAAACCTGCCCATGTCGAACCGGGCGCGGAAACCGTCTTGGGCAAGAACTATGGTCGCAAAGGTTCTTTGGATGACATCCACGCAGCCCTGCGCGACCTCGCGCGCCATCCGGCAACCGCACGGCATATTGCAAGCAAACTGGCGCGGCATTTTATGGCGGATACTCCCGATCCCGACCTGATCGACAAGCTGACAGCGGCCTATCGCGACAGCGATGGGAATTTGCTGAACGTCTATGTCGCCTTGCTGAACCACCCCGCAAGCTGGCAGCCCGAGATGACCAATATCAAACGCCCCATCGATTTTGTCGCCACCGCCATGCGGGCGCTGGACGTGGGTGAGGCCACATTGGCGCGTAGCAATCAGAAGTTTCTGCTGAACCTGATTGTCACGCCGATGCAGATCATGGGGCAACCCTGGCAAACGCCAAATGGGCCCGACGGCTGGCCTGAGGAAGATAGCTTTTGGATCACGCCGCAATTCATGGCTGCACGTCTGGCTTGGGCCCTGTCTGCGCCGCAAGAGATGCTGCGCGTGCTGCCGGATCCGCGCGAATTCGCGCAAACTGCTCTGGGGCAGAACGCCCCTCCTGAGGTCGCCTTCGCGGCCTCTGCTGCCGAAAACCGATGGGAAGGCATCGCTCTGGTGCTGACCTCTCCTGCCTTTCAGAAATTTTAG
- the aspS gene encoding aspartate--tRNA ligase, protein MHAYRSHTCVDLNKSNVGDTVRLAGWVHRVRDHGGVLFIDLRDHYGITQVIADGDSPVFSELEKVRSEWCIRIDGNVLERDESLVNPNLPTGEIEVFVRDLEVLGASDELPLMVFGDQEYPEETRLKYRFLDLRREQMQKNMTLRSDVVSSMRKRMWDKGFKEYQTPIITASSPEGARDFLVPSRLHPGKFYALPQAPQQFKQLMMVAGFDKYFQIAPCFRDEDPRADRSPTDFYQLDLEMSFVEQQDIFDTIAPVLAGVFEEFGGGRMVDAPSEWPQISYRDAALWYGSDKPDLRNPIKMQVVSEHFAGSGFAIFAKLLEQEGTEIRAIPAPKGGSRKFCDRMNKFAQGEGLPGMGYIFWRDQGEGLEAAGPLAKNIGPERTEAIRQQLGLGVGDAAFFLGGKPKAFEKVAGKARDVIGAELGLTEQDRFAFAWIVDFPIYEQDEESGKIDFEHNPFSMPQGGMDALNGDPLEVLGYQYDLACNGYELVSGAIRNHKPEIMLKAFELAGYDEGEVKSRFGALYKAFQYGAPPHGGCAAGVDRIVMLLADQQNIREVMLFPMNQRAEDLMMNAPSDPSSDQLMELGLRVIPQE, encoded by the coding sequence ATGCACGCTTACCGCAGCCACACCTGCGTAGATCTGAACAAATCCAACGTGGGCGACACCGTGCGCCTCGCAGGCTGGGTCCACCGTGTCCGAGATCACGGCGGCGTTCTGTTCATTGACCTGCGCGACCACTACGGCATCACTCAGGTGATCGCGGATGGCGACAGCCCGGTGTTTTCCGAGCTGGAGAAGGTGCGCTCTGAGTGGTGTATCCGCATCGACGGCAATGTGCTTGAGCGGGATGAGAGCCTTGTGAACCCGAACTTGCCGACCGGCGAGATCGAAGTTTTCGTCCGCGACCTCGAGGTTCTGGGCGCGTCTGACGAACTGCCGCTGATGGTCTTTGGAGATCAGGAATACCCAGAGGAAACGCGCCTCAAGTACCGCTTCCTCGACCTGCGTCGCGAGCAGATGCAAAAGAACATGACCCTGCGGTCTGACGTTGTGTCCTCGATGCGCAAACGCATGTGGGACAAGGGGTTCAAAGAATATCAGACCCCGATCATCACCGCATCCTCCCCGGAAGGCGCGCGCGACTTTCTCGTGCCATCGCGTCTGCATCCGGGTAAATTCTATGCGCTGCCGCAGGCCCCTCAGCAGTTCAAACAGCTAATGATGGTCGCAGGCTTTGACAAATATTTCCAGATCGCGCCGTGCTTCCGCGACGAAGACCCGCGCGCAGATCGCTCTCCGACTGACTTCTATCAACTCGACCTCGAAATGAGCTTTGTGGAGCAACAAGACATCTTTGACACCATCGCGCCGGTTCTGGCGGGTGTGTTTGAGGAATTCGGCGGCGGCCGCATGGTTGATGCACCCAGCGAGTGGCCGCAGATTTCTTATCGCGACGCAGCACTATGGTATGGCTCTGACAAGCCCGACCTGCGCAACCCAATCAAGATGCAGGTTGTGTCCGAGCATTTCGCTGGCTCTGGTTTTGCGATCTTTGCGAAACTTCTGGAACAAGAAGGCACCGAGATCCGCGCGATCCCAGCACCGAAAGGTGGGTCGCGTAAATTCTGTGACCGGATGAACAAATTCGCCCAAGGCGAAGGCCTGCCGGGCATGGGTTATATCTTCTGGCGCGATCAGGGTGAGGGCCTAGAGGCCGCTGGGCCTCTGGCAAAGAACATCGGCCCAGAGCGCACCGAGGCGATCCGTCAACAACTGGGGCTGGGCGTGGGCGATGCGGCCTTCTTCCTAGGCGGCAAACCCAAAGCCTTTGAAAAGGTTGCAGGCAAAGCACGTGATGTCATCGGTGCTGAGCTTGGCCTGACCGAACAGGACCGTTTCGCATTTGCTTGGATCGTGGACTTCCCGATCTATGAACAAGACGAAGAAAGCGGCAAGATCGACTTTGAACACAACCCGTTCTCGATGCCTCAAGGTGGCATGGATGCACTGAATGGCGACCCGCTTGAGGTGCTGGGTTATCAGTACGATCTGGCGTGTAACGGGTATGAGCTGGTGTCCGGCGCGATCCGGAACCATAAGCCTGAGATCATGCTGAAAGCGTTTGAACTGGCAGGCTATGACGAAGGCGAAGTGAAATCCCGTTTCGGCGCGCTTTACAAAGCGTTCCAATACGGTGCCCCGCCACACGGTGGCTGTGCCGCTGGCGTAGACCGTATCGTGATGCTTTTGGCTGATCAGCAAAACATCCGCGAAGTCATGCTCTTCCCGATGAACCAGCGCGCCGAAGACCTGATGATGAACGCGCCAAGCGATCCATCCTCTGATCAACTGATGGAGCTGGGCCTGCGGGTTATTCCTCAGGAATAA
- a CDS encoding SAM-dependent methyltransferase has translation MWATLFLRMMRGLIRDGALEITMPNGQVERMGDGSDPIRITLSDPDLPRRILFSPELAVGEAYMDETLTIAQDDLYGFIALGVRNFAVGHGEGLESRIAPLKRYVEQFNPVGRAQKNVAHHYDLSGRLYDLFLDEDKQYSCAYFTDADMSLEAAQVAKKRHIARKLLIEPDMHVLDIGCGWGGLALTLAQDFGARVTGVTLSEEQHAVATDRVRQAGLEGRVKILLKDYRAVDQTFDRIVSVGMFEHVGVPHYREYFRHVHDKLSEDGVALIHTIGRAAPPGRTSPWITKYIFPGGYVPSMSECLKAVEKEDLWVTDVEVWRLHYADTLKHWHDRFMERIDEAKEIYDDRFCRMWRFYLIASELTFRLHRQCVFQFQISRRQEAVPLSRDYLYRT, from the coding sequence ATGTGGGCGACCTTATTTTTGCGGATGATGCGGGGGCTCATTCGGGACGGCGCTTTGGAAATCACGATGCCGAATGGGCAGGTTGAACGGATGGGAGACGGGAGCGATCCTATCAGGATTACACTTTCCGATCCTGACTTGCCCCGGCGCATTCTGTTTAGTCCAGAGCTGGCCGTGGGTGAGGCCTATATGGACGAAACTCTGACCATAGCGCAGGACGATCTTTACGGTTTCATCGCCTTGGGTGTGCGCAATTTTGCGGTCGGACACGGCGAAGGTTTGGAGTCGCGGATCGCGCCACTCAAACGATATGTCGAACAATTCAATCCGGTCGGCCGCGCGCAGAAGAATGTCGCACATCACTATGACCTCAGCGGGCGGCTCTATGATTTATTTCTGGATGAAGACAAGCAATACAGCTGCGCCTATTTCACTGACGCTGATATGAGTCTTGAGGCCGCGCAGGTCGCGAAGAAACGCCATATCGCGCGGAAATTATTGATTGAGCCTGACATGCATGTGTTGGACATCGGCTGTGGCTGGGGCGGTCTGGCGTTGACTTTGGCGCAGGATTTCGGCGCTCGAGTCACAGGTGTCACCCTGTCAGAAGAACAGCACGCAGTGGCGACCGACCGGGTTCGCCAAGCGGGGTTAGAGGGTCGCGTGAAAATCTTGTTGAAGGACTATCGCGCTGTCGACCAGACCTTTGACCGGATCGTTTCCGTAGGCATGTTTGAACACGTCGGCGTGCCACATTATCGCGAGTATTTTCGCCATGTGCACGACAAACTTTCAGAAGACGGCGTGGCATTGATCCATACAATCGGGCGCGCAGCCCCACCCGGGCGTACTAGCCCCTGGATCACCAAATACATCTTCCCCGGAGGCTATGTGCCTTCAATGTCGGAATGCCTGAAAGCAGTCGAGAAAGAGGACCTCTGGGTCACGGATGTCGAGGTCTGGCGGCTGCATTATGCCGACACGCTGAAACATTGGCACGACCGCTTCATGGAACGGATTGACGAGGCCAAAGAGATCTATGACGACAGGTTCTGCCGCATGTGGCGGTTCTATTTGATCGCGAGCGAACTCACCTTCCGCCTGCATCGGCAATGTGTGTTTCAGTTTCAGATCTCACGCCGGCAAGAGGCCGTGCCATTGAGTAGAGACTATCTCTATCGCACCTGA
- a CDS encoding aminotransferase class IV family protein yields the protein MESALRDSLPRDARLIETFRWEPEAGFINLDRHLARMARSAEVLGFDYEDLWALYVIQACGDVPLRCRLTLGDEGFEFSSAPLGETLEVWSVAISDVRLPSADRLLQHKTTRRGLYDKAREERPDGIDEALMLNERGEVCEGTITNVFVTLEDGQIVTPPLPCGLLPGIQREIALENGALEAVVTVDMLKTAKAIHMGNSLRGMIPVKLV from the coding sequence ATGGAAAGCGCGCTACGCGACAGCCTTCCGCGTGACGCGCGACTGATCGAGACCTTTCGCTGGGAGCCAGAGGCCGGGTTTATCAATCTGGACCGGCATCTGGCGCGGATGGCGCGGTCGGCTGAGGTGCTGGGGTTCGACTATGAAGATCTTTGGGCGCTTTATGTGATTCAGGCCTGCGGGGATGTGCCGCTGCGCTGCCGGTTGACACTGGGCGACGAAGGGTTCGAGTTTTCGTCGGCCCCGCTGGGCGAAACACTAGAAGTCTGGAGTGTCGCGATCAGCGATGTCAGACTGCCGTCTGCCGACAGGCTCTTGCAGCACAAAACCACGCGTCGTGGCCTCTACGACAAGGCGCGCGAAGAGAGGCCAGACGGCATCGATGAGGCGTTGATGCTGAACGAGCGTGGCGAGGTTTGCGAGGGGACGATAACCAACGTCTTTGTCACGCTTGAGGACGGGCAGATCGTAACGCCGCCGTTGCCCTGCGGGTTGCTGCCCGGCATTCAGCGCGAAATTGCCTTAGAAAACGGAGCACTCGAAGCTGTCGTGACTGTCGACATGCTGAAAACGGCGAAGGCCATTCACATGGGCAATTCCCTTCGGGGCATGATCCCTGTGAAATTGGTCTGA